GTGTTCGAGTTTCAGGGTTTGGGCATGGCCGGTCATCTTGCCGCTGAGGTAGCTGAGGCCGTGGGTGAGTTTGTCGTCGATGGTCTCGGTGTCGAGCTGCTCTTCGAGGCCTTGGACGAGCCGCTGGGCGACGGCGACGTCTGACTCCAGGCGCTGGAGGTGTCCGCTGTCGGCATCGTGTTCCTCGCTGAAGCAATGCCGATCTTCACCCTGCCCCGCGTGCTGGGCGAGGCCACCGGCAGCGCCATCGTCCGTCGGCCGGTCGCCGGATGGGAGCAGGCCCAGCCGGTGATCGAGGCGATGGAGGCCGAGCACGGGTTGACTGCGGGCCGGCGCTACAAGGTCGCGGAGATGGTCCGCCCGGCGCACGCCGCCGCTGCTCGCAACTGCGCAGACAGGTAGTGCTTTGCGTGCCTCTGTTGCTACCTTCGGAGAAGATGATGGTCGATCCACGGGGGAGCGGTGGTGCCATGGCCGAGTACGGTGCACACCCGTCGCAGCGAGCGATCGTGGACAACCAGCTACAGACAGCTGCCAGCAGGTATCCAGGCCGCGAGCTCAACCAGGTCGCCGAAGCCAGCTGCGGAATTGGTCAGATCACCGACGTCCTGACCCCCCAGGCACGACGGGTCACCGCAATCGACTTCACCCCCACCATGCTCGCCGAAGCCCAAGCCCGCTGGGACGACCTCGCCAGCGTCGACTTTCAGCTCAGCTCCCTGCAGGACTTTCCCCCCTGGGCCGAGGATTCGTGTGACGTCACCATGACTGTCCGGGTGCTCATGCACATCTTCGACGAGGCCGATCTCACCCAACCTTGCCGGGCAATCGGTCGGGCAAGTCGGCTGGTCATCACCGGCGAGTACACCAGCGCCGCGACTCAGGTCGGCGCTTGGTCCCGGCTACGGTCACCCCAGCAGGACGCCGACCTGTTCGGCGGACAGAAACCGGCACGGGAAACCCTTGACTACGCTGGAGACTTGAGCACGTTCATGCTGCTGCAAGCCGGCACACGCTGACGTGCAGAAGCCCGTCACCGCTGATCCATGGGAGGGAATGTGCTCGACGCTGACATGATCCTTACCGCGCTGGGCGCCGGCGCAACCGCTGGCATGACCACCACCGGCGCCCATATGATCACTGACGCCTATGCTGAACTCAAAAGCGTGATCCGGCGCAAGCTCACCGCAGGAGGGCAGCCGGACGACATCATCGACGGTGTTGTCGAGACCGCCCGAGCCCGTCAGGCTCTGAACGATGCGGGCATCCCCAGCGATCCTGAGGTCATCGCAGCCTACCGGCAGGTGGTCGCCCTGCTTGACCAGTCCACCACCTTCACAGTGATCAATTCGGAGACCGTCAACGGTGCAGCCGGTACCTTCCAGGCTCCAGTGACCATCCACAACGCCCCACCAGTCGGCCAGGAGGCCGCCGACCCTCGGTAGCCGGCGCCCAGCCCGGCTCACGGGGCACCGGCGAAGTCCCACCCGGGGCGCAGCCACTGGAAATGACTGTCTACGGCGCGGTGGGGATCTTCCACGGCCCTGTCACCATTGCAGACCGGCAACCGCCGACCCGACTGTGGAACGTTCCGCCACGAAACCGGCTGTTTACCGGCCGCCGTCAAGAACTGATCCACCTGCACGCTGTTCTGACCACCCCGCCGACAGCAGCCATCAGCGCGCTGCATGGCACAGGTGGCGTGGGCAAAACCTCGCTTGCCGTTGAGTACGCCTACCGTCACCACGACAACTACGACCTGGTCTGGTGGGTGCCAGCCGAAAACGCTGCCCTAATCCCGACGGAACTTGCCGGGCTTGCCGCCGCACTGGCACTGACCAGCCCGGCCGACCCAGTTGCGGTCGCGGTCAAGCGGCTGCACGCCCACCTACGCGATCGCAGACGTTGGCTGCTTGCGTTCGACAACGCCGAAGCCCCGGCTCAGCTCTCCCCGTTCCTGCCGGCCGGCCCAGGCCACGTCATCATCACCTCCCGCAACCCCGGCTGGGACGACCTTGCTGTCCCTGTCGGGATCGACGTGCTGCCGCGTCGGGACGCGGTCACCCTGCTGCGCCGTCGCGCCGACCAACTGCCAGCCAACGACGCTGCGTCCGTCGCAGCCGCGCTCGGCGGGCTACCTCTGGCTCTGGTCCAGGCAGGTGCGTTCATCGCCACCACCGGCACCACCGCCGACCGATTCCTGACACTTCTGCGTGAACGCACCGCCGCATTGCTGGACCAGGACCGGCCCGCCACCTACCCGTCCACCCTCGCCGGTGCCACCGGGCTGACCCTCGACCACATCGCCGATCGGTCGGGGGCCGCCGCGCAACTGCTCACCGTAGTCGCCCACCTTGCCCCAGAACCGATCCCCTTCACTCTGATCACCGGGCAGCCGCACCTACTGCCCGCCGAACTGGCCACCGCGGCCACAGACGAACTCGCATTCGGCCACGCCTGCCGGATACTGCGCGAATCCGGTGCCGTTCGCGTCGGACCCGGCACCCTCGAGGCCCACAGGCTGCTGGCTGCGATCATCCGCAGCCGCGTTCCCGTCGGGGGCTCCTGGCGGCACATTGCGGCCAGCCTCGTCCGCAACGCAGTGCCGGCCGACCCATGGGACAACCCGGCCACATGGCCGTCCTGGCATACCTTGCTGCCACACGTCCTGTTCGTCCTGGAGGACGACACGAACGCCAGCCTCGCCCCACAGAACATAGGCTTGGCCACCTCAGCCGGGCGCTACTTGCACAGCCGGGGTCGAGCTCGTTCTGCCGTGCCGCTGCTCGACCGGGCGCTGCACCACTACCGGTCATTGGCTGGACCCGACGACCCGGCCACTCTCGGCGCGGCCTGCGACCTGGCTACCGCGTTGCGCGACTCAGGGCGGCTCCGAGAGGCGCTGCAACTCGGCGCGGACACACTTGCCCGCTGCCGGATCCGGCTCGGCGGCAACCACCGACTGACCCTTCAGATGGCTGGACGGCAGACTGCCATCCTCTGGGAGATTGGGCAGTACCCCGCCGCAGCTTCTCTGGGCCACGAAACCTGGCAGCGATGCCATCGCATCCTTGGGCCCGCCGACCCGCGCACCATCCGGTCGGCGTTCATCCTCGCTGTGTCCCTGTGGGACCTCGGCCACTACCTGGAGGCGCTACGGATCGGCGAGGACACCCTGCACCACTGTCGGCAGTCGCTGGGCGACACCGACCCTTACGCCCTGCGCACCGCCATGGTCGTCGTCGCCGTGCTGCATGATGCCGGTCACGACGTTCGCTGTGAGCACCTCACCAGAGCCCTGCTCAAGCAGATGGGCCGCACCCTCGGCCCCGATCATCCGGACCGGCTGCGCACCCGCAGCATCCTGGCCGCCGCCTGCGCCGGGCTTGGCAAGTATCCGGAGGCGCTCAATCTCAGCCGCAGCGCCCTGTCACGAATGCGTACCGTACTCGGCACGAAGCACACGATCACGTTGCGGCATAGTCGGCAGCACGCCGCACTGCTCCATGCCATCGGCCGCGACCAGGCCGCCTCCACGCTGGCCCGCAGAACCCACGAAATGTCGCAGAGTGTGCTGGGCCACGAGCATCCTGACACATGGTCCGCTGCGGTCACCTTGGCTTCGACAACTCTCACAGCGGACCCGCATCGAGCCGCTCAACTAGTGGAGCAGGCCCGCGCTGAGATCACTGGCCTGCTCGGCACCCAGCATCCGCTTGCACTGCGCGCCGCGCACCAGCACATGCTCGCGGTCGCCAAAACTGGCGATCTGTCCGCCGCCGTCGCCGAAGGCGCTGCGGTGGTGGCCGACCTGCGGCAGCACCTGGGCGCTGACCACCATGAAACCATGCAGGCCGCCGCCGCCTACGGCGTGCTTGCATCCAGTTTCGAGCCGCACAACGGGCAACTCTTGGCGGCCGCGCACGCCGCCGTCGGTGCCCTACGCGCACACGGCCTCCACGGGCCGACGTGGCTTCCGGACCTGCCCTGTCCGAGTCCGGAACCCCAATGACGAACTCGGGGTCCGGGGCCACATGCGGCGCGCGGAGCCCGGACCGTACTGGGCGACGTCGACGAGCCGACGGAAGTCGGGGTCGTCGACGGCTTCCAGCTCGACCCTCGCGGCGGCGGCCAGCCACTGGGTGGTGGCGATCCGCTCGACCATCGGCTCCAGGCGCCCGGCGCGAGAGGTCGACCGCGCGGCCAGGAGTCCGGCCTGGGCAGAGTTATAGAAAGACCCCAGCGTGACGGAGCCCCGCCCAGACCCACCCGGTGCGAGGCTGCAACGTCTGCATCAGCTCCCTTGGGCCACCACGTCGGTGATCTCCACGGAAACCCTCGTGCCCGACGATGCAGTGCTGATCATGGACGGCCTGTAGTTCAGGCTCGTCTCGTTCGACAGCTCGGCCGTCTGGATGATCGTCCGGGCTCGTCGCCCTGGATTTCGTAAGTGATCTCGCACTCGGGCGCTCGCGCAGGCGGTGTGGGTGCGCAGTGCGTGGTCGTCGTGAACGGGTGTGGAGAACCGGTTGCAGGGCAGTGGTCGCCGGAGCCGCATTCGGATAACGTACCAACCAGACGGTACGTTTAGTGTGCTCCAAGGGCCGTCGC
This Streptomyces sp. NBC_00377 DNA region includes the following protein-coding sequences:
- a CDS encoding class I SAM-dependent methyltransferase, producing MAEYGAHPSQRAIVDNQLQTAASRYPGRELNQVAEASCGIGQITDVLTPQARRVTAIDFTPTMLAEAQARWDDLASVDFQLSSLQDFPPWAEDSCDVTMTVRVLMHIFDEADLTQPCRAIGRASRLVITGEYTSAATQVGAWSRLRSPQQDADLFGGQKPARETLDYAGDLSTFMLLQAGTR
- the fxsT gene encoding FxSxx-COOH system tetratricopeptide repeat protein, whose protein sequence is MTVYGAVGIFHGPVTIADRQPPTRLWNVPPRNRLFTGRRQELIHLHAVLTTPPTAAISALHGTGGVGKTSLAVEYAYRHHDNYDLVWWVPAENAALIPTELAGLAAALALTSPADPVAVAVKRLHAHLRDRRRWLLAFDNAEAPAQLSPFLPAGPGHVIITSRNPGWDDLAVPVGIDVLPRRDAVTLLRRRADQLPANDAASVAAALGGLPLALVQAGAFIATTGTTADRFLTLLRERTAALLDQDRPATYPSTLAGATGLTLDHIADRSGAAAQLLTVVAHLAPEPIPFTLITGQPHLLPAELATAATDELAFGHACRILRESGAVRVGPGTLEAHRLLAAIIRSRVPVGGSWRHIAASLVRNAVPADPWDNPATWPSWHTLLPHVLFVLEDDTNASLAPQNIGLATSAGRYLHSRGRARSAVPLLDRALHHYRSLAGPDDPATLGAACDLATALRDSGRLREALQLGADTLARCRIRLGGNHRLTLQMAGRQTAILWEIGQYPAAASLGHETWQRCHRILGPADPRTIRSAFILAVSLWDLGHYLEALRIGEDTLHHCRQSLGDTDPYALRTAMVVVAVLHDAGHDVRCEHLTRALLKQMGRTLGPDHPDRLRTRSILAAACAGLGKYPEALNLSRSALSRMRTVLGTKHTITLRHSRQHAALLHAIGRDQAASTLARRTHEMSQSVLGHEHPDTWSAAVTLASTTLTADPHRAAQLVEQARAEITGLLGTQHPLALRAAHQHMLAVAKTGDLSAAVAEGAAVVADLRQHLGADHHETMQAAAAYGVLASSFEPHNGQLLAAAHAAVGALRAHGLHGPTWLPDLPCPSPEPQ